The genomic region CAGCGGCATCCCACCCCTGTCGGCTATTGCCATGCGTTTGCTTCCTTTGCCTCGTTTGGCCAGGAGCCCACACACGTCCCCCTTTTTAGCGGCAACAAAGCAGGCATCGATAAAGCACGCCGAAAGCTTGAGCTTGCCCTGTTGGTGGCGTTCTTCGGCCAGCAGTTCGTTGGAGGGTGCCGTTTCGGTTCCACTCTTGGAAGCGATCGAGGCAGGTGGACCTGGGCCGAAAGTGGGCGGGGAGCTTAGCCCAGGGAGCGCCGGTGTGGAGTATCCACAGGATAGCTTCGAGGAGCTCGTGTTTATCGGTGTGTCTGGGCAGGAGGAGATTAGCGGCTCGATGCGTGACCGCTGTGGGGAGGTGAACTTCACGACGTTGCGTGCAAGTTGCAGGACCTACATTTGCAAACAGACGTTACGAATCTCTCTATCGAGAAAAGGGTTGTTCAGGTAATAGCACTTTCTTGAATTTCTTTCAATGTGCGGCCGCGTTCGTCTTTCCACTCGATGCGGCCATTGGCACTGCGTCCCAGGAGCACACCCGCTGCGGCGGACGGGGACGAAAAAGCATAGTTTTGCGTCAGGATCAGTACATCCGCTTCTTCCTGTAAGACTCCCTGCTCGAGCAGCGTGCGGCGCAGCTCTTTCAGGGAGCTGCCAATCGAGGGGACCTCTTCCTTTACTGCCTGCGACCCTTTCAACACGACAAAGCCTTCCGTGCTTTCAAAACCGCGGGCCTCGATGCCCTTGGCGTGGAGAAAAAGCATCGGAGACCTGGCATCTTCTCTCTTTACGGCCTCAAAGAAATTAGCGCCCACCAGCGGTAGGCATAGCAACATGTCGGCCAGGAAGGCCTCGGCATCTGCCTTGTCTGCTTCGGAGAGGCTGGGGCCTCGAGGGTTGTTTGCGTTATCCAGCAGGGCTCGTCTGGCCTGCGAGGCCATCTGGATAAGACGAGCTTCGAGATATTGAACGTGTGCCTTGTTCAGGTTTTCGTCTTTGCTGATGAAAACAGCCGCATGGGTCCAGAACTCCTTCTGTCGGTAGTGCTCTTCGAGGCGATGCGCCACAACATCGCCCTCCCCGATGTAGAGCTTACCTTTACCCACAAATCAGGAGGGGTGAAAGGCAAGCCAGGCGGCGGCAATATCGCTGAGACGTTGCCAGCCACGCCAGAGCACCGTGACACCCGGAGGACCATCGTTTTTGCGAGCCAGAAAGCCGCCCAGCCGCGCAATCCATAAGACCACCTGGCCCACCGTGGGCGGCCGGGCAGGCACCTGCTGGGTCCTGTGATGGAAGGCATACAGCGCCCGCCACTCATGCGCAGCCAAAACCAGCGTGCAGGACGCCTCCGGCGCATGACGCGCCAGCAGCGTCATCCAGAAAAGACGCCAGGCGATGATGCTCAAAAGGGCCAAATAGGGCAACAAACGCTCCACATGAGCCAACTGCGCCTTCTCCACACAGCAGCCCGATTTGAGCACCTTGTGGTAGACTTCAATCTGCCAGCGCAGGCCATACCACCGGATCCGCTCCACCGCCTCGGCAAAATTATGCACCGACACCGTAGTCAAAAGCAGCCAGCACAAAGGCGTGCTGTCCGGGGGCGGGGCCTCCTCTTGCACCAGCACCGCATAGAGCGAGATAGCGCCCATCGTTTTGCGTAGGTGCCGCGGGGCTTGCAAGCGCACGGGCGCAAAGCGCACCGAGACCAGCGCCTGGCGTCTGGGTTTCCCCTGGCGGGCCGCGACAAGCACCTGCAACTGACCGCACACCGCTTGCCGGCCCATCACCGCCCAGAGCCGCCCCACTTCGGGCGCACAGACCGAGCGGTTCTGGGCAGCCCGCACCAGCAGGTCCACTTCCAGGGTACGCGCCTGCTCAAACAGCGCAAAAAGATCCGACTCACGGTCGCCGATGGTGATAAGCTGCGCCTCGGGGGGAACGACGGCCCGGGTCTGTTGCAGGGCCTGCAGCCACTTGGCGCTTTCTTTGGCTTCGAGCGGCAGCTTGCGTCGTGCTTCCGAGCCGCGCCGGGGGCGCTTAGGCGGACGCGCCCAGATCGCCTGGCTGGTCAATCCGAGCGGAAGACCCTGCTCGCTCATGAGCAGCGCGGTGTGCATGACCAGACCCGAGAGCTTCTGCTGCGCGGTGCCGATGGGCCCCAGGCCTTTCGTCGCAGGGTGATGGGTGTAGTTCAGGTAGGTCGTATCCTGAAGAGCAAAGAGCCGTTTGTGCCCCCGGGCGCGTTCCCGCGTGCGGCGATAATGGGGCGCGCGGATCTTTTCGGCGGTCGTTTTGGCATTCGCAAAGAGCCGGTAGGCGGCCTTGGTGTCGGCCCAATCGGCACAAGCCTGATTGACCCGGAAGGCCTGGCCGCCAGTTGGGCGCCTGTTGTGAGCAGTCGCCGATTCAGACGTTTGTCGCCCAGCGCAACGTCGTGCAACTCATCAACCAGCCAGGCGGACAGCTCATCGAGCTCAGGGTTTTCCGTATCCATTTGGGGTTCCTTTTTGATTGCTTCATGGGATAAAATGTTAACTTAAGCATTCTCCTGCTAATCCCAAAGCACTTGTGGGTAAAAGTAAGGATGTAGAGGCGGGGAAGGTGGCTGGAATCGTCGGGCCCCCACAGGACGTACACTCCTGCTCGCTGGAGTTCCGGACGCCTTCGAGCTTCGGAAAATTGTGCGCGTGGAAAGACGATTCCCTGACCGGTCCAGTTGGACTTTTCGATCAGACGAAGGCCTTCGGGATCGCCCTCCGGTATGAAGATCCGGACGGAAAAGCCGCGTCTTTTGCTCATCGGTCTCTGTTGAATTTGCTTTTCAAACTTTAAGGGTTGGCCTTCGTCCTGTCAAGGTCGTCTGTGCTGCGTGCCTGTTTACAATGAAGTGGCCAGGGGCTATCATTCTGTCAAATCCCGCCGATACCAGGCAAAAAAAGAACTTTTTCCGACAGGACGCATGAGCACACGCGTTGTCGAAGTGGCGCCGGTTCGGATCGGCGAGCCGCTGCGCTTGCTGCTGCTGAGCCGGGTGCCGGCCAGGGCGCTACAGGGGCATCTGTTTGTCGAGCCGTATGAGCGCTCCGGGGCATTGATGCACGCGGTGGACGCGCTCAATCGTCGCTGAGGCAGGGAGGCGATCCGCCTGGCCAGTGCGGGCTTTGCGCGGCCGTAGGAGATGCGGCAGCAGCGACGCTCTCCACGATACACGACCGCGTAGTCCGAGTTGCCGGTGGTTCGGGCCTGATCGGCACCGGTCAACGTGTCCGGTACGGGACCGTCGGTCGGTGTTGCAGTTATACTTGAGAGTACTTCAAAATAGTCAGTAAAGTTATTCGGCGATGTGGCTTTTTACGAGAGAGGGCTTTTTCAGCGTGGTGTGCGCGCGGCAGGGCGATGGAAGGCCCGGTCGGCCCGTCGATCAGAAGTGCGTGATGGTTCGAGCGCGCGTGCGTGCCCATCTAGAAGCGTTGCAGGCGCGGTTTCCGGAGCTTCTGGGCAGCTGTGAGATCCGGGAGTTTCCGGGAGCCGACTACGCCTGGCGCATTTTTGTGCCGAAGTCGGTCTGGGCGGAGGTGGTGCGTTGCCTGGTCGAAGACATCGACTACGACAATTTCAAGGCGGCCACAGCCCGACGTCAGGGACCGGAGGGGAGGGCCTATGTGGAGGCGTTGCATGTGGTGTGGAGCACGATGCTCGGCCTGCAGCGTCAGCAGCCGTAGCATGCCGCGCGACCTTGTGGTAAGGAAAAAGTGATCTTGTCGAGCTGGATGTTACACAAGGTGGCACGCTGGAGCGTCCGGTCCGGGCAGAGAGGCGACTGCCGGGCCGGTCAGCACGCTCGAAAAGGGGCGGTTTCCGTCGGAGGAGATCGGGGCCCAACCGGAAAAAGTTCTTTTCTGAATGCTTTCTCGTGATCTGGTGGGGGAGGGCGGAAGCGGAGGACCTTGTGTAAGGAAAATCCGGCGGCATGCCCCAAGCCTTACACAAGGACCCGGGTGTTTGTCCCCCCGAGTAACTTGCGCCAGCGCTCGGGAGCTTCCGTGTGCACGGGCAGTAGATGACGTGGGCGCAGGCGGCGCGCCACTTCCACAAGGTCGTCGGCCGGCGCATGGCCCGAGGTGTGGTAGGGATTCTCTGCGTTGGCAGGGTTGGAGGGGGGATTTTCCAGCCACTCGGGCAGCGGCCGGAAGTCCAGCGCCCGCAGCCAGTGCATCAGCACCGCCAGGTCGAGCCTCTGTTCTTCGTCGGCCCAGTAGCTGTTGCTGAAGATGTAGAGGCCCGGCCGGCGCGGTCGACCCATCGCCTGCTCGAGCAGCCGCAGGTCCAGCAGCCGGTTGATCTCGTAAAAGCCGAAGGCCAGCAGAAAGGCGCCCGGATCCCGTGCGATTTCTTCCAGGCTGGCCGGATGGATGTCGGACCGCTCCCAGAGCCAGGCCTCCCAGCTCGGGCGACGGGCGCGCGGCTCCTGGAGGATCCGTGCCGCCTGGAGGGTTGCCTGCCAGGAGGGATCCGCTTCAGCAAGCGCGCGCAGCAGGTAGGCGTCCTTCGGGGTGATGACCAACTGGCGATCCAGATCGCGGGCCACCTCCAGACAGGCCTGGAGCCTTTCGAGATTGCGCGGGGCAAAGTCCACGGCGATGAGTGCGCCTGTATGGCGGCGGATCGCCTCGTGCAACGCCGCCTGGACGGCCGCTTCGGTGCGGGCCGGGCCCTGGCTGTCCAGGCGGGTCCCTTCGGTGATGAGCAGGAAGACGTCCCGGCCTTCGAGCGTCTGTACGAACCGTTCCGTAAGGTCGCCCCATCGGCCATGGCGCCGCAGATCGCCCGTGTAGACGACCGGGCCGGCGGGTGTCTCGATATAGAACGCCAGCGCGCCCGGCACGGAATGGTCCACCGGGAAGGCTTCGACCCGGAAGCAGCCAACCGAAAGCGGCGTGGCAGCCGGAGTCCAGGGATGTCCATCGAGCGACCTGCTTTTGGCCGGAGACTGCAGCGAAAAGCTTTCCAGACGCCCCAGCAACAGGCGATAGGGGCGGCGCAGGTAGGAACCCCTGCGAACGGATTCAAGAACGCCTTCGTCGTTGGGAAGGCGAGGGCTTAAATAAGCGGCTTCGGCATCCAGGCCGATCTGCGAGGTATCCTGCATGGCCTTGAGGATGGCGGCCGTGGCGGCGCTGGCCACGACGGGCAGGTCGGCGCGCAGGTAGGCGATCGAACCGCTATGATCCAGATGGGCATGCGAGAGCAGCAGCGCCTGGATGTGCGCGCCGTCGGGTGCGCCGTCCAGAAAGCGACGCTCCAGTTCCGAGGGAAAAAGCGTGTCGTCGGCCGCGTCGCGGTAGAGTCCGCGGAAGCGCGGCAGCAGCTCGAGGGCCAGCAGATCGCGCAGGCCGAGCGTAGAGCGTGGTCCGAGAAATTCTGTAAAGTGGCGGTTCCAGCGATTGAAGGAGCGGCCGAAGTCCAGCAGCAGGGCCTCGCCTTCGGCTTCCAGGAGGATCTGGTTGCCGCCGATTTCGGCCCAGCCGCCGAAGACGCTGACGGAGAGATCTCCGAAACGAAAGGGCTGCATCAGGAGGGAGGGTTGCCTCGGCCGCTACAGAAAAAGATGCGTGTCTCTGAGCTTTTCTGCAAGCAATGCTGGCGCATGGCAACATCAGGGTTATGCGCTCAGAGGAAGCAGCTTGCAGGGATTAGCGGGGCTTTCCCGGATCGGAAAACACTATGTGTATCGTTGAGCGAGGGTAAACATTGCTGTGTAACAGGACCGGCCTATTCAGCATGGTCCGTCTGTATCGCACCAGGTTCTCCGCGTGCACGGAGACAGTTCCGGATGCCAGTTACGCCGGAATCCTGCAGAATGCTTTGAATGCGGGAGTGCCTCTGCCTGCAATTCCGTTGCCTCATTCCTCGCCTAACGGGCCGCAGATTTCCACGCCCACTCGGGAGGCAGCGGCCCTGAGGGCCTTATCTTGAGTAGCCAGAGGTATACGCATGCGCAGGGCCAGATCCAGATAGACCGCATCGTACACCGATAGCTTTTGCTCTCGAGCCAGCAGCAGGATTTCTCCAAAGGCGCGTTCCGGCAAGATCGGCTCTATCGAAACGGGAAGTTCTTGAAGAAGCTCCAGAAATCGTTCCGAATCCATGGGCTTTACTCTCCCTCTGCGCTCGGCCACAAGCAGGGCGTTTGTGACTTCCAGAAACCACAGGGCCGGCACCCTTGCCTGCCCCTGTTCCAGTTGCTTGAGTACTTCCTTTGCATACCGGTTCAGTTCCTCTCGAAATGCCCACGACAGAGTTACCGAGGCATCCAGTACGAATTCCTACACCATTACAGACGACCTTCTTCGATAAGCTCTTTGATCGTCAACCCGCCCAGACTGTGCTTGCGGCCGAATTCCAGAATGTCTTGAATGACTTCTTCTATATTTCGTTTTCTACGAAAAGATATCGGCTCCAGGACCGCAACGGGCAAACCGTGGCGTGTAATCACGAATCGCTCTCCCTTCTCCACCCGTCGAAGAAGTTCGGAAAATCGGGTTTTCGCCTCGTAGGCACCAATTTCGGGCATAATACTTCCTTCATTGAGACTGGTCTACGACTGGTCTAAATATAAAAAGAGGGCATTAATGCCCCGCCATTTGTTCGACCGGCTCCATCAGGCCGCCGAAATCCTGGCCGCTTCGGCGCGCCTGAACGAAATCACGGCAAAAATGCGCGGCTTGCCCGAGGCCGCCTACAAGCGCCTGCAACGCATCGATCTGCACGTGGTCCTCCGGCGGCTGTTGCCGGGACCTTCTACGTGCTGTCTCCGAGATTGTGCAAGGGTTGACGGCGGGGGAATTGGCTCGAAAGACGCCTTCCGCTACAGGGGTAGGGGACCCCGGAGCTGACGGACTGGCGAGATACAGGAGAGGGTTGCGTAGGATCTCTCGCTTTTGTAGCGCAGACCGCTCCGGGATCGGACGCTGCAGGCTGCCGATCATCCGAAGCCAAACAGCGGCGGCAGCACAAAGACGACAAACACCGCCCAGAGTGCATAGACCGGTAGATAACGGCCGATTGTGCGTTCCAGTCGGGTGTAGTCCGCCTTTCCGCGAAGCAGGCGCATATAGTCTCGGCCGATCCAGGCCAGATGGACAAAAATCAACAGGTTGGCTCCCAGCACCACAATGCGGTTGGGTGTAAGGCCAAAAGTGGTCAGTCGAAAGAAAATCGCCGCCAGCGCGATGGCGTCGATCAGCAGCGTCAGCGCCACAAGCGCCACATTGAGGTAGTCCTGCAGTTCGACGCCGCGCTGGCGCTCGCGCAGCAGGATCAGGAAGACCGTCATGGCCAGCACCAGCAGGAGCACGCCGTTGAAG from Rhodothermus marinus DSM 4252 harbors:
- a CDS encoding transposase produces the protein MFANVGPATCTQRREVHLPTAVTHRAANLLLPRHTDKHELLEAILWILHTGAPWAKLPAHFRPRSTCLDRFQEWNRNGTLQRTAGRRTPPTGQAQAFGVLYRCLLCCR
- a CDS encoding GIY-YIG nuclease family protein, encoding MGKGKLYIGEGDVVAHRLEEHYRQKEFWTHAAVFISKDENLNKAHVQYLEARLIQMASQARRALLDNANNPRGPSLSEADKADAEAFLADMLLCLPLVGANFFEAVKREDARSPMLFLHAKGIEARGFESTEGFVVLKGSQAVKEEVPSIGSSLKELRRTLLEQGVLQEEADVLILTQNYAFSSPSAAAGVLLGRSANGRIEWKDERGRTLKEIQESAIT
- a CDS encoding IS4 family transposase; the encoded protein is MRAPHYRRTRERARGHKRLFALQDTTYLNYTHHPATKGLGPIGTAQQKLSGLVMHTALLMSEQGLPLGLTSQAIWARPPKRPRRGSEARRKLPLEAKESAKWLQALQQTRAVVPPEAQLITIGDRESDLFALFEQARTLEVDLLVRAAQNRSVCAPEVGRLWAVMGRQAVCGQLQVLVAARQGKPRRQALVSVRFAPVRLQAPRHLRKTMGAISLYAVLVQEEAPPPDSTPLCWLLLTTVSVHNFAEAVERIRWYGLRWQIEVYHKVLKSGCCVEKAQLAHVERLLPYLALLSIIAWRLFWMTLLARHAPEASCTLVLAAHEWRALYAFHHRTQQVPARPPTVGQVVLWIARLGGFLARKNDGPPGVTVLWRGWQRLSDIAAAWLAFHPS
- a CDS encoding MBL fold metallo-hydrolase, translated to MQPFRFGDLSVSVFGGWAEIGGNQILLEAEGEALLLDFGRSFNRWNRHFTEFLGPRSTLGLRDLLALELLPRFRGLYRDAADDTLFPSELERRFLDGAPDGAHIQALLLSHAHLDHSGSIAYLRADLPVVASAATAAILKAMQDTSQIGLDAEAAYLSPRLPNDEGVLESVRRGSYLRRPYRLLLGRLESFSLQSPAKSRSLDGHPWTPAATPLSVGCFRVEAFPVDHSVPGALAFYIETPAGPVVYTGDLRRHGRWGDLTERFVQTLEGRDVFLLITEGTRLDSQGPARTEAAVQAALHEAIRRHTGALIAVDFAPRNLERLQACLEVARDLDRQLVITPKDAYLLRALAEADPSWQATLQAARILQEPRARRPSWEAWLWERSDIHPASLEEIARDPGAFLLAFGFYEINRLLDLRLLEQAMGRPRRPGLYIFSNSYWADEEQRLDLAVLMHWLRALDFRPLPEWLENPPSNPANAENPYHTSGHAPADDLVEVARRLRPRHLLPVHTEAPERWRKLLGGTNTRVLV
- a CDS encoding type II toxin-antitoxin system VapC family toxin, whose translation is MDASVTLSWAFREELNRYAKEVLKQLEQGQARVPALWFLEVTNALLVAERRGRVKPMDSERFLELLQELPVSIEPILPERAFGEILLLAREQKLSVYDAVYLDLALRMRIPLATQDKALRAAASRVGVEICGPLGEE
- a CDS encoding type II toxin-antitoxin system Phd/YefM family antitoxin, producing the protein MPEIGAYEAKTRFSELLRRVEKGERFVITRHGLPVAVLEPISFRRKRNIEEVIQDILEFGRKHSLGGLTIKELIEEGRL